Proteins co-encoded in one Puniceicoccus vermicola genomic window:
- a CDS encoding IS5 family transposase: KINNLYRTEVGSHRGRPVGNLDATLNGIWWILCTGSIWNQLPERYGKWNSVWRCFRRWCGSGMWGWILQNLTEQHSDYEIALMLDGSHIKAHQDASRSPLDSEQQKLGKTKGGRNTKLSAVVNLAGRAVSLVLVPGNEHDSVSAIETLPKNLKAKFVLADKAYDANRIRSHIESAGGFCVIPPKANRKETISYDKEIGRLRRIVENFFCRIKSYRRVATRYEQLPQTFLGFVTLSAIVDWIKFEFVHAA, translated from the coding sequence AAAAAATTAACAACCTATATCGCACTGAGGTAGGAAGCCACCGAGGGCGTCCGGTTGGAAACCTTGACGCTACGCTCAATGGGATTTGGTGGATATTGTGCACGGGCTCGATTTGGAATCAGTTGCCTGAACGTTATGGAAAATGGAACAGTGTTTGGCGGTGTTTTCGCCGCTGGTGTGGTTCAGGCATGTGGGGATGGATTCTGCAGAATCTTACGGAACAGCACTCTGACTACGAAATCGCCTTGATGCTGGACGGCTCCCATATCAAGGCTCATCAGGACGCTTCCCGGAGTCCCTTAGATTCTGAACAACAAAAACTTGGAAAAACCAAAGGTGGCAGAAATACAAAACTCTCTGCTGTGGTAAATCTTGCCGGAAGAGCCGTTTCCCTTGTCTTGGTTCCCGGCAATGAACACGACAGTGTCAGTGCCATCGAAACCCTTCCCAAGAACTTGAAAGCCAAGTTCGTTCTCGCCGACAAGGCCTATGATGCCAACCGCATCAGAAGTCATATTGAATCGGCGGGAGGGTTCTGCGTCATCCCTCCTAAAGCGAATCGAAAAGAGACGATCTCTTACGACAAGGAAATCGGTAGGCTTCGAAGAATCGTCGAAAACTTCTTCTGCAGAATAAAATCATACAGAAGAGTCGCTACACGATACGAGCAACTCCCCCAAACCTTCCTCGGATTCGTAACTCTCTCTGCAATAGTAGATTGGATTAAATTTGAATTTGTCCACGCGGCCTAG